A single genomic interval of Nerophis lumbriciformis linkage group LG17, RoL_Nlum_v2.1, whole genome shotgun sequence harbors:
- the LOC140679519 gene encoding uncharacterized protein, with protein MLSIYMLPLGDIIRKYGVSFHCYADDTQLYMPLKLTNTPDCSQLEACLNEIKQWMSANFLQLNAKKTEMLIIGPAKHRHLFNNTTLTFDNQTITQGESVKNLGIIFDPTLSFESHIQSVTKTAFFHLRNIAKIRSILSTSDAEIIIHAFVTSRLDYCNVLFSGLPMSSIKRLQLVQNAAARLLTRTRKFDHIRPILAHLHWLPVHLRCDFKVLLLAYKILHGLAPSYLVDCIVPYVPARNLRSKNSGLLVIPRAQKKSAGYRAFSIRAPVLWNALPVTIRDATSVEAFKSHLKTHLYTLAFK; from the exons atgttaag tatttacatgctgccgctaggcgacatcatacgcaaatacggtgttagttttcactgttatgctgatgacacccaactctacatgcccctaaagctgaccaacacgccggattgtagtcagctggaggcgtgtcttaatgaaattaaacaatggatgtccgctaacttcttgcaactcaacgccaagaaaacggaaatgctgattatcggtcctgctaaacaccgacatttatttaataataccaccttaacatttgacaaccaaacaattacacaaggcgaatcagtaaagaatctgggtattatcttcgacccaactctctcgtttgagtcacacattcagagtgttactaaaacggccttctttcatctacgtaatatcgctaaaattcgttctattttatccactagcgacgctgagatcattattcatgcgttcgttacgtctcgtctcgactactgtaacgtattattttcgggtctccctatgtctagcattaaaagattacaattggtacaaaatgcggctgctaggcttttgacaagaacaagaaagtttgatcatattaggcctatactggctcacctgcactggcttcctgtgcacttaagatgtgactttaaggttttactacttgcgtataaaatactacacggtctagctccgtcctatcttgtcgattgtattgtaccatatgtcccggcaagaaatctgcgttcaaagaactccggcttattagtgattcccagagcccaaaaaaagtctgcgggctatagagcgttttctattcgggctccagtactatggaatgccctcccggtaacaattagagatgctacctcagtagaagcatttaagtcccatcttaaaactcatttgtatactctagcctttaaatag